The DNA window AGAGCTTTCGAAGCTCTGAAGCACATAGTGTCGACGAGAGACCTCGGAGACTTTACAGTCGAGGACTTACCCTACTTGTTCGCGAGGTTTGAAGGAAAAGCGAGTGAGCTGAAGGAGATCGTGGAAAACGAGAATTTCGACGTTTTCGTAAGACTCGCGGCTTTCAAGGCTTTAATGCATTTAAGTAGGGAAGACGCCGAACTCGTTGCGGAGAAACTCCTCGAAGAAGTAAAAAAGAAAAAGGACGAGAGCTGCGTCTTTCTCATGTACATTTCAGCTCTCGGAGGGAAGTTCAGGGAGGAGTGTTTAAAGCTCGCCGAGGATTGCGAAATTCACCCAGAAGATCTTCTAACTGAACTCGATTTCAGACTCGAAGATCCCTGGGAGCACTTCAGCCCCGAAAGCCTTCTGAGGCTTTACAAAATCAACTACGGGAAGCTAAACTTCGATAAATACGCTCCGTGTTTTTGCGGCTCGGGAAAGAAGTTCAAGTTCTGCTGCTACGAAGTCTGGAAGAGGATATAGAAGGCTATCCGGACTCGATTCTTTCGAGCAGCTCTTTAGGAAGAAAGCTCTTAACGAACTCGTAAACTTTTGGAGAAACCCAGACCACTCTTTTCCATCCACCTTCCCCCTTCAAAAAGCTTGGAGATTTTAGATAAGCGAAGCTAACTCCAGCAAACCCCTCCACTTGCCAACCAGCTATCAATTTCTCCATCTCTTCGAAAGTCAAGCCGACGGGAGTCTTCTTTTTGTACTCTCTGTCCACGATTCCAAAGCCGTCTTTTTCCGGAATGTAGAAAACTATGGTTTCGGCAAAATTTCCGGCTAAAGGAGGATTTTCGAGAACTCTGTGAAGCTTTACTCTCTCGACTTTTCCTTCCGTCATTTCTTTCACAGCCTCGTTAACTCCCGAGTACTCCCCTTCTTTCTCGCTGATCACCTCTCCCTTCTCTATGGGAAAGTAGTACTCCACGACCTTCAGCTCTTCAGCATTCCTAGCCTCTGCATAAGTCGTTCCGCAAGGCGAAGGTCTTTCCGGAGTTATCACGCAGACGTGGTTCGGCAGGTAAACCTGACAAGATTTGCAGCCGTAAAATCTATCAACGCTTATCTCTTTCAGCT is part of the Ferroglobus placidus DSM 10642 genome and encodes:
- a CDS encoding DUF1186 domain-containing protein translates to MSCEDALKEIARKKLLFGKDLVKKVVECEDAPELVVKLADELDEISDGWFSVHAIFILSIIGNDRAFEALKHIVSTRDLGDFTVEDLPYLFARFEGKASELKEIVENENFDVFVRLAAFKALMHLSREDAELVAEKLLEEVKKKKDESCVFLMYISALGGKFREECLKLAEDCEIHPEDLLTELDFRLEDPWEHFSPESLLRLYKINYGKLNFDKYAPCFCGSGKKFKFCCYEVWKRI
- a CDS encoding hypothetical protein (in acetogenic organisms, this enzyme complex converts carbon dioxide to acetyl-CoA while in methanogenic organisms this enzyme is used to degrade acetyl-CoA to form methane and carbon dioxide; part of an enzyme complex): MIHRYIDPEKIDVKADCLEMSELFSGERVEGKEIRVVELVEVGEGDGIEVLGELGDVMGIHVLVSGISDDAASAIESLFGEVINRMKGVSYSFRKERALIKISKEAEEKFSAECVAKVIYEAVKSIPAVKSVKVRIVCEREEFEKLKKRAEEIHKKREERLRELKEISVDRFYGCKSCQVYLPNHVCVITPERPSPCGTTYAEARNAEELKVVEYYFPIEKGEVISEKEGEYSGVNEAVKEMTEGKVERVKLHRVLENPPLAGNFAETIVFYIPEKDGFGIVDREYKKKTPVGLTFEEMEKLIAGWQVEGFAGVSFAYLKSPSFLKGEGGWKRVVWVSPKVYEFVKSFLPKELLERIESG